In a genomic window of Rhododendron vialii isolate Sample 1 chromosome 12a, ASM3025357v1:
- the LOC131311933 gene encoding uncharacterized protein LOC131311933, with protein sequence MGNCQAIDNASLVIQHPFGRADKLYSPVSANEVMKMNPGHYVAQLLTTTTTATATATANSAAAAGNNQENRNIVRITRIKLLRSTDTLTLGHVYRLITTQEVMKGLWEKRCAKMKKRESESESGDKQLGGMKEKLGSEFEIPPRRSEKEKTNQVSKHDRHRPRPTPSSANPAKSKTWQPSLHSISEATS encoded by the exons atggggaacTGCCAAGCAATTGATAACGCAAGTCTAGTAATACAACACCCATTTGGTAGAGCCGACAAGCTGTACAGCCCTGTCTCTGCCAATGAAGTCATGAAAATGAACCCAGGCCACTACGTCGCTCAGctcctcaccaccaccaccaccgccaccgccaccgccaccgccaacAGCGCTGCCGCGGCCGGTAACAACCAAGAAAACAGGAATATAGTACGTATTACGCGGATAAAGCTTCTCCGGTCGACGGACACTCTAACCCTGGGCCATGTCTACAGGCTCATCACCACTCAAG AAGTAATGAAGGGATTATGGGAGAAGAGATGTGCTAAGATGAAGAAGAGAGAGTCAGAATCAGAGTCTGGTGATAAGCAGCTGGGGGGGATGAAAGAGAAGTTGGGTTCTGAATTTGAGATACCACCCCGAAGATCTGAGAAGGAAAAGACCAATCAG GTTTCGAAACATGATAGACATCGGCCGAGGCCCACTCCATCATCAGCAAATCCTGCCAAATCGAAGACATGGCAACCTTCACTGCACAGCATCTCCGAGGCCACAAGctaa